A stretch of the Argentina anserina chromosome 6, drPotAnse1.1, whole genome shotgun sequence genome encodes the following:
- the LOC126798899 gene encoding vascular-related unknown protein 1 gives MMDRSFGSSSTMIRDVPSNYEIAATYSCTEEEESGWTKYFEDFSNNKRADQEQTSFCSSLVSDASSGAACRVYNFVPTKLKKTRTKKVGDHDLEDTASSPVNSPKIGDFRPVDHMNPRKIDDPRININSLGEEHFAEMKQAGENSSDCPGKNGENTDLKKKGLCLVPLNLIVNYLV, from the exons ATGATGGATAGGTCTTTTGGTTCATCGTCGACTATGATCAGAGATGTTCCTTCTAATTATGAAATAGCAGCAACGTACTCATGcactgaggaggaggagagtggCTGGACTAAGTACTTTGAAGACTTCTCAAACAATAAGAGAGCGGATCAAGAACAGACTAGCTTCTGCTCTTCTTTGGTTTCTGATGCTTCTTCTGGTGCTGCATGCAGAGTGTACAACTTTGTGCCGacaaaattgaagaaaacaaGAACCAAGAAGGTTGGGGATCATGATTTGGAGGATACTGCTAGTTCTCCTGTTAATAGTCCTAAG ATTGGTGATTTCAGACCAGTTGATCATATGAATCCCAGAAAGATAGATGATCctcgtataaatattaattcttTG GGTGAAGAACATTTTGCAGAAATGAAGCAGGCAGGTGAAAACAGTAGTGATTGTCCTGGAAAAAATGGTGAAAATACAGACTTGAAGAAAAAAGGGTTGTGTTTGGTTCCTTTAAATCTGATagtgaattatcttgtttaa